In one window of Burkholderia cenocepacia DNA:
- a CDS encoding cytochrome c1: MKKLLSTLALIGATACALLAAPAVRAEGNFPLDRAPDNTENLVSLQHGAQLFVNYCLNCHSANLMRYNRLTDLGISQKEIETNLLFTTDKVGNTMSVAMRPDDAKNWLGTTPPDLSVEERARGRDWLYTYLRSFYRDDTRPTGWNNAVFENVGMPHVLWQLQGQRVAKFEDKTDEETGEKAHVLVGFQQVTPGTLSSPDYDAAVADLVAYMTWMSEPAQQTRKRLGVWVLIFLGVLTFLAWRLNAAYWKDIK, translated from the coding sequence ATGAAGAAACTGCTTTCGACACTCGCGTTGATCGGGGCGACCGCCTGTGCGCTGCTGGCGGCGCCGGCCGTGCGGGCGGAGGGTAATTTTCCGCTCGACCGGGCGCCCGATAACACGGAAAATCTCGTTTCGCTTCAGCACGGCGCGCAATTGTTTGTAAACTATTGCCTGAACTGCCACAGCGCGAACCTGATGCGCTACAACCGTCTGACGGATCTGGGCATATCCCAGAAGGAGATCGAAACGAATCTCCTGTTCACGACCGACAAGGTCGGGAACACGATGTCCGTCGCGATGCGGCCCGACGACGCGAAGAACTGGCTCGGCACCACGCCGCCCGACCTGTCGGTCGAGGAGCGTGCGCGCGGCCGTGACTGGCTGTACACGTATCTGCGGAGCTTCTACCGCGACGATACGCGGCCGACCGGCTGGAACAACGCGGTGTTCGAGAACGTCGGCATGCCCCATGTGTTGTGGCAGCTGCAGGGGCAGCGCGTAGCCAAATTCGAAGACAAGACGGACGAGGAGACGGGCGAGAAGGCCCACGTGCTCGTCGGCTTCCAGCAGGTCACGCCGGGCACGCTTTCGTCGCCCGACTACGATGCTGCGGTGGCCGACCTGGTGGCCTATATGACGTGGATGTCCGAGCCGGCCCAGCAGACCCGCAAGCGCCTCGGCGTGTGGGTGCTGATCTTTCTCGGTGTCCTGACTTTCCTGGCCTGGCGGCTGAATGCCGCGTACTGGAAAGATATCAAGTAA
- a CDS encoding glutathione S-transferase N-terminal domain-containing protein, translating to MMVLYSGTTCPFSQRCRLVLFEKGMDFEIRDVDLFNKPEDISVMNPYGQVPILVERDLILYESNIINEYIDERFPHPQLMPADPVQRARARLFLLNFEKELFVHVSTLENEKGKAAEKNHEKARLAIRDRLTQLAPIFVKNKYMLGEEFSMLDVAIAPLLWRLDHYGIELSKNAAPLMKYAERIFSRPAYIEALTPSEKVMRR from the coding sequence ATGATGGTTCTGTATTCCGGCACAACTTGCCCGTTCTCCCAGCGTTGCCGGCTGGTGCTGTTCGAGAAGGGCATGGACTTCGAAATCCGCGACGTCGACCTGTTCAACAAGCCGGAAGACATTTCGGTGATGAACCCGTACGGTCAGGTGCCGATCCTGGTCGAGCGCGACCTGATCCTGTACGAATCGAACATCATCAACGAGTACATCGACGAGCGCTTCCCGCATCCGCAACTGATGCCGGCCGACCCGGTGCAGCGCGCCCGTGCGCGCCTGTTCCTGCTCAACTTCGAGAAGGAACTGTTCGTCCACGTCAGCACCCTCGAGAACGAGAAGGGCAAGGCGGCGGAGAAGAATCACGAGAAGGCACGCCTCGCGATCCGCGATCGCCTGACGCAGCTCGCGCCGATCTTCGTGAAGAACAAGTACATGCTCGGCGAAGAGTTCTCGATGCTCGACGTCGCGATCGCACCGCTGCTGTGGCGCCTGGATCACTACGGCATCGAGCTGTCGAAGAACGCCGCGCCGCTGATGAAGTACGCCGAACGGATCTTCAGCCGTCCGGCCTACATCGAAGCACTGACGCCGTCCGAAAAGGTCATGCGTCGTTAA
- a CDS encoding ClpXP protease specificity-enhancing factor: protein MQEISTKPYLLRALYEWCTDNGYTPHIAVRVDNSTRVPRQFVRDGEIVLNISFEATSQLQMGNEWIEFTARFSGKAHKIEIPVANVLAIYARENGQGMAFQVDAVAGEGEDSGAFDDDAAPADDAQRDESVSPLAPVADSGANEEPSEGADEPPKTDGDGSKGGSRPRLKIVK, encoded by the coding sequence ATGCAAGAGATTTCAACGAAGCCTTATCTGCTGCGCGCGTTGTACGAGTGGTGCACCGATAACGGTTACACGCCGCATATCGCGGTGAGGGTCGACAACTCGACGCGCGTGCCGCGTCAGTTCGTGCGTGACGGCGAGATCGTGCTCAACATCAGCTTCGAGGCGACGAGCCAGTTGCAGATGGGCAACGAGTGGATCGAGTTCACGGCCCGGTTCTCCGGGAAGGCGCACAAGATCGAGATTCCGGTGGCCAACGTGCTCGCGATCTATGCGCGCGAGAACGGGCAGGGCATGGCGTTCCAGGTCGATGCGGTCGCGGGCGAAGGCGAGGATTCGGGCGCGTTCGATGATGACGCCGCGCCGGCCGACGACGCGCAGCGCGACGAGTCGGTATCGCCGTTGGCGCCGGTCGCCGACAGCGGCGCGAACGAGGAGCCGTCCGAAGGGGCCGACGAACCGCCGAAAACCGACGGCGACGGCTCGAAAGGCGGCAGCAGACCTCGCCTCAAGATCGTGAAATGA
- a CDS encoding tyrosine-type recombinase/integrase, translating to MGRKPTKNLHLPPRMRVKKTSRGKTYYYYDMGGKPRRWQALGGDFVDALRLYADLEQGNRTAQALITFRHAADRYLTDVLPNKAAETQRTNLLQLEKLYLFFDSPPAPLDEIKPIHIRKYLDWRKASPVSANREIALFSHIFNKAREWGATDRPNPCAGVRKHRETGRDVYVGDGLYKAVWEKADLPLREAMDLAYLTGQRPADVLKMDERDIRDGVVWIRQNKTGARLRIEVVGELAKLLGELSLRKTAHNPRSTRLIVDEHGKPLGRAALRFRFDRARDAAGIEKNDFQFRDLRAKAATDKESSDDLRSAQALLGHGNVSMTEHYVRKRGKKVTPTR from the coding sequence GTGGGACGCAAGCCAACAAAGAATCTGCATTTGCCACCGCGGATGCGGGTCAAGAAGACATCGCGCGGTAAGACGTACTATTACTACGATATGGGCGGCAAACCACGCCGATGGCAGGCGCTTGGTGGCGATTTCGTCGACGCACTACGTCTGTACGCCGACCTGGAGCAAGGTAACCGGACTGCACAGGCGCTGATCACGTTTCGGCATGCAGCTGATCGCTATCTGACCGACGTGCTACCGAACAAAGCGGCCGAAACACAACGAACCAATTTACTGCAGTTAGAGAAACTGTACTTGTTTTTCGACTCCCCTCCCGCGCCTCTGGACGAAATCAAACCAATTCATATTCGGAAATACCTTGACTGGCGAAAAGCGTCCCCTGTCTCAGCCAATCGCGAGATCGCATTGTTCTCGCACATCTTCAACAAGGCTAGAGAATGGGGTGCGACCGATCGTCCAAACCCGTGCGCCGGGGTTCGAAAACATCGTGAAACCGGTCGCGACGTCTATGTCGGCGATGGCTTGTACAAAGCAGTCTGGGAGAAGGCCGACTTACCGTTGCGCGAAGCAATGGATTTAGCATACCTGACGGGGCAGCGGCCCGCCGACGTTTTGAAAATGGACGAACGTGACATTCGCGATGGAGTTGTCTGGATTCGACAAAACAAGACAGGAGCTCGGTTACGTATTGAAGTGGTCGGCGAACTCGCAAAGTTACTTGGCGAGCTTTCCCTAAGAAAGACCGCGCACAATCCACGGTCAACTCGGTTGATCGTCGACGAACACGGCAAGCCTTTGGGGCGAGCGGCACTACGGTTCAGATTTGACCGCGCACGTGACGCCGCAGGAATCGAGAAAAATGATTTCCAGTTTCGCGACCTGCGAGCCAAAGCGGCAACCGACAAAGAATCATCTGACGATTTGAGGTCAGCTCAAGCTCTGCTGGGCCACGGCAATGTTTCAATGACGGAGCATTACGTTCGCAAGCGTGGAAAGAAGGTGACACCGACACGCTGA
- a CDS encoding DUF4224 domain-containing protein, giving the protein MQQAKLGQRSIDARRTGTKNLVASGYQQGRLKVTDMFLSPIELALLTGRKVKSKQVEALRRMGVPFFVNACGRAVVARSAIEGRASVPGRSDGGTRSGWRPAVLGG; this is encoded by the coding sequence ATGCAGCAAGCAAAGTTGGGGCAACGCTCGATCGATGCCAGACGTACTGGAACGAAGAACTTGGTTGCTTCTGGTTATCAACAAGGGAGGCTTAAAGTGACAGACATGTTCTTGTCTCCAATAGAATTAGCACTGCTTACTGGTAGAAAGGTCAAGTCCAAGCAAGTGGAAGCTCTTCGTCGAATGGGCGTACCTTTTTTCGTCAATGCTTGCGGACGCGCTGTTGTCGCTCGGTCAGCTATAGAGGGACGCGCGAGCGTGCCAGGCCGATCAGACGGTGGTACTCGCTCAGGTTGGCGTCCTGCGGTTCTCGGAGGATGA
- a CDS encoding type II secretion system protein GspD codes for MRWAAVIALVSCAAGAAESPAPSSTPNLPPLPPSLSVPSPGGVSSDLPAAPPLVPLKMGNAKSVDLRFVNVAQVVDLVYADMLQSQYVIAPEVLADTRTVSFRFDRTKGDIREVLGDFLASLGFGVVTKNGVDYVFKRKDDEQKEPDKQVYVYVPKYRTADYLARLVQPLFNGQFTMNRTVAASAAARSHSDAPPTSAAAMVDQSSDTMVFLGSAKEIATLKSVLPQVDTKTGEVAIRAWVYEVSTENDRTNGFQLAASILGGRFGISLGAGTVDQNANALRLHTGFLDAAIAALDSDSRFHVVTSPNLRVASGKHGRLNVGQSVPVIGSVSYPTSSGAPVQSVTYEDAGVIFDVVPTVKDSVIDTDVTLEISDFQKTSTGVNNSPTKNTRKSETSMTLQDGEVVVMGGLSQGKDSTVSSGIRWLPSFMDGRIVSASRSDIVLVLQVSRI; via the coding sequence ATGAGGTGGGCTGCGGTTATTGCGCTGGTGTCGTGCGCAGCCGGGGCGGCTGAGTCGCCTGCGCCCTCCTCGACGCCGAATCTGCCGCCGCTTCCGCCGTCGCTGTCTGTGCCGTCGCCTGGCGGGGTGTCGTCGGATCTCCCGGCCGCGCCTCCGCTTGTGCCGCTGAAGATGGGCAACGCGAAGTCGGTGGATCTTCGCTTCGTGAACGTCGCGCAGGTAGTCGACCTGGTGTATGCGGACATGCTCCAGTCGCAGTACGTGATTGCTCCCGAGGTGCTGGCTGACACGCGAACGGTATCGTTCCGGTTCGACCGAACCAAGGGCGACATTCGCGAAGTGTTGGGCGATTTTCTGGCGTCCCTCGGGTTCGGGGTCGTGACGAAGAACGGTGTCGATTACGTATTCAAGCGCAAAGACGACGAGCAGAAGGAGCCGGATAAGCAAGTATACGTGTACGTGCCGAAGTACCGGACAGCGGACTATCTTGCGCGGCTCGTACAACCACTCTTTAACGGGCAGTTCACGATGAACCGGACGGTTGCCGCGAGTGCGGCTGCGCGCTCGCATTCGGACGCACCGCCTACGTCAGCGGCGGCGATGGTGGATCAGTCGTCGGACACGATGGTGTTCCTCGGTTCGGCCAAGGAGATCGCGACACTAAAGTCGGTACTGCCGCAGGTGGACACGAAGACGGGCGAAGTAGCGATCCGGGCATGGGTGTACGAGGTCTCGACGGAGAACGATCGCACGAACGGCTTTCAGCTTGCGGCGAGCATTCTGGGTGGACGGTTCGGCATCTCGCTCGGTGCGGGTACGGTGGACCAGAATGCGAACGCGCTGCGGCTGCATACGGGGTTCCTTGACGCGGCGATCGCGGCACTCGACTCGGACAGCCGCTTTCACGTGGTCACATCGCCGAACCTGCGAGTCGCGTCGGGCAAGCATGGACGGCTGAACGTCGGTCAGTCGGTACCGGTGATCGGCTCGGTGTCGTATCCGACTTCGAGCGGTGCGCCGGTGCAATCAGTGACGTACGAGGATGCTGGGGTGATCTTCGACGTGGTGCCGACCGTAAAGGACAGCGTCATTGACACCGATGTCACGCTCGAGATTTCGGACTTTCAGAAGACCAGTACCGGCGTCAACAATTCGCCGACGAAGAACACACGTAAGTCCGAAACCAGCATGACGCTTCAGGACGGCGAGGTCGTGGTGATGGGCGGACTAAGCCAGGGCAAGGACTCGACCGTGAGCAGCGGCATTCGCTGGCTGCCGTCGTTCATGGATGGGCGCATCGTGTCGGCTTCGCGCTCCGACATTGTGCTGGTGTTGCAGGTCTCGCGTATCTAA
- a CDS encoding zonular occludens toxin domain-containing protein gives MAINAYCGVMGSGKSYEVVQGPLLDAIASGRRVVTNVDGINEERIHEFLVNKGRGDGSHFGAVVHVRTDDISEPAFFPVEQESAEGATVTPGFVQPGDLLVVDEAWKLWASDKKISEEHMAFFRMHRHFTHPATGVACDVVLMVQDIGDLHRKVKPVVELSFRMHKLKSLGLSSGYRVEQYEGWKQNSKTRVGTYVRKYSKEIFPLYKSYAGVGGKEAVVDKRQNVLRNKRLWLIVGVMLVMPIVSVRFLWSFFHRAAHGTTAAVPVSASITSAAVSHASSGVSGGGSKPSFSDHWRIVGGYTAPGRSWVVLADGAGRLRMESPSMFQNTGVVRVGTVDGEQVSTFSGARPTAGGGEAVPSSLGGVTK, from the coding sequence ATGGCGATCAATGCGTATTGCGGCGTGATGGGCTCGGGCAAGTCGTATGAGGTCGTGCAGGGTCCGCTGCTCGATGCGATCGCCAGCGGGCGTCGGGTCGTGACCAACGTGGACGGCATCAACGAGGAGCGCATTCATGAGTTCCTGGTCAACAAGGGGCGCGGTGATGGCTCGCATTTTGGTGCAGTGGTGCACGTGCGCACCGATGACATCAGCGAGCCAGCGTTTTTTCCGGTCGAGCAGGAGTCAGCGGAGGGGGCGACCGTCACGCCGGGTTTTGTGCAGCCTGGCGATCTGCTGGTGGTCGATGAGGCGTGGAAGCTGTGGGCGTCGGACAAGAAGATCTCCGAGGAGCACATGGCGTTCTTCCGCATGCACCGGCACTTCACGCATCCGGCTACCGGCGTTGCCTGTGACGTGGTGTTGATGGTGCAGGACATTGGCGACCTGCATCGCAAAGTAAAGCCGGTCGTGGAACTGTCGTTCCGCATGCACAAGCTCAAATCACTCGGGCTATCGTCCGGCTATCGCGTCGAGCAGTACGAGGGCTGGAAGCAGAACAGCAAGACGCGCGTCGGCACCTACGTGCGCAAGTACAGTAAGGAGATTTTCCCGCTGTACAAAAGTTATGCGGGCGTGGGCGGCAAGGAGGCAGTGGTCGACAAGCGGCAGAACGTACTGCGCAATAAGCGGTTGTGGCTAATCGTTGGCGTGATGCTGGTGATGCCGATTGTGTCGGTGCGGTTCCTGTGGTCGTTCTTCCATCGGGCCGCTCATGGCACGACGGCAGCAGTGCCCGTCTCGGCTTCGATAACCAGTGCTGCCGTGTCGCATGCGTCGTCTGGTGTCTCTGGCGGCGGCTCCAAGCCGTCGTTTTCGGATCACTGGCGAATCGTTGGCGGCTATACCGCACCGGGGCGGTCGTGGGTCGTGCTGGCTGATGGTGCGGGACGCCTGCGGATGGAAAGCCCATCAATGTTCCAAAACACCGGCGTGGTGCGGGTTGGCACGGTCGATGGCGAGCAGGTCTCGACATTTTCCGGGGCGAGGCCAACGGCTGGCGGGGGTGAAGCGGTGCCAAGCAGTCTTGGTGGAGTGACGAAATGA
- a CDS encoding DUF2523 family protein translates to MFAILVSAANVALGFLLRSVIAKFFLYFALYFFVTETVSLLQSANVLPSAASLAGAFGSIGNDVWYFLDLCAFSYGAPLIVSAYVTRFIIRRLPIIG, encoded by the coding sequence ATGTTTGCGATTCTGGTATCAGCGGCCAACGTCGCGCTCGGTTTCCTGCTGCGTTCGGTGATCGCGAAGTTCTTCCTGTATTTCGCGTTGTATTTCTTTGTGACCGAGACGGTGTCGCTGTTGCAGTCGGCGAATGTGCTGCCGTCAGCAGCGTCGCTTGCGGGCGCGTTCGGCTCGATCGGCAACGACGTTTGGTATTTCCTTGACCTGTGCGCGTTCAGCTACGGCGCACCTCTGATTGTGTCGGCATACGTGACGCGATTCATCATCCGCCGTTTGCCGATCATCGGGTGA
- a CDS encoding major capsid protein, which produces MKAKFQRLLKFTACSAAACAGATQAQAATTSPDFSTLTSGIDFSTVTTGVLAVAATLITVYIAIKGAKILIGMVRGA; this is translated from the coding sequence ATGAAAGCAAAGTTCCAACGGCTGTTGAAATTCACCGCGTGCTCTGCTGCGGCGTGCGCCGGTGCGACACAAGCCCAAGCGGCCACGACCAGCCCCGACTTCTCGACCCTGACGAGCGGAATCGACTTCTCGACCGTCACGACCGGCGTGCTCGCGGTCGCGGCCACCCTGATCACGGTGTATATCGCCATCAAGGGCGCGAAGATCCTGATTGGCATGGTCCGAGGCGCATAA
- a CDS encoding transporter substrate-binding domain-containing protein produces the protein MKRSKFLLSGLLLASALGFTAVAAHADDLLDSVKKAGVLRVGLEGTYPPFNSRGTSGQLEGFDVDVANAVAGKLGVKTQFIPTEWSGIIAGLQAGKFDVIVNQVTITPQRKEALDFSEPYTYSAAQLIQRKDDTRNFKSLDDFKGKKLGVTLGTNYDQMARTVPGIEVQTYPGAPEKLRDLAAGRIEATLDDRLMLPYMIKTSNLPLRAGAVLNGGKQEMAIPFRKGNPKFEKAINDALESLRKDGTLKKISTHWFGSDVTVPVAQ, from the coding sequence ATGAAACGTTCGAAGTTCCTGCTGTCGGGCCTGCTGCTCGCGTCGGCCCTCGGCTTCACGGCCGTCGCCGCGCACGCGGACGACCTGCTCGATTCCGTGAAGAAGGCCGGCGTGCTGCGCGTCGGCCTCGAAGGCACCTATCCGCCGTTCAACTCGCGCGGCACGTCCGGCCAGCTCGAGGGCTTCGACGTCGACGTCGCGAACGCGGTCGCCGGCAAGCTCGGCGTGAAGACGCAGTTCATCCCGACCGAATGGAGCGGCATCATCGCCGGGCTGCAGGCCGGCAAGTTCGACGTGATCGTCAACCAGGTCACGATCACGCCGCAGCGCAAGGAGGCGCTCGACTTCAGCGAGCCGTACACGTACTCGGCCGCGCAGCTGATCCAGCGCAAGGACGACACGCGCAACTTCAAGTCGCTCGACGACTTCAAGGGCAAGAAGCTCGGCGTGACGCTCGGCACCAACTACGATCAGATGGCGCGCACCGTGCCGGGCATCGAGGTGCAGACGTATCCGGGCGCGCCGGAGAAGCTGCGCGACCTCGCCGCGGGCCGGATCGAGGCGACGCTCGACGACCGCCTGATGCTGCCGTACATGATCAAGACGTCGAACCTGCCGCTGCGCGCGGGGGCGGTGCTGAACGGCGGCAAGCAGGAAATGGCGATCCCGTTCCGCAAGGGCAATCCGAAGTTCGAGAAGGCGATCAACGACGCACTCGAGTCGCTGCGCAAGGACGGCACGCTGAAGAAGATCTCGACGCACTGGTTCGGCAGCGACGTGACGGTGCCGGTCGCGCAGTAA